In the genome of Drosophila yakuba strain Tai18E2 chromosome 3R, Prin_Dyak_Tai18E2_2.1, whole genome shotgun sequence, one region contains:
- the LOC6536491 gene encoding uncharacterized protein LOC6536491 isoform X3, translating to MMMTTGKRPDSQGLWLLPALLFLVGQVTTQEPPAAPSEFAPHVTATCKAGTMNIKVKMSSGYTGAVHVRDYRTPGCMAMGDGSDQVAFSLNLWAKQGASDYCGILVSNRTEERSIQLAVRVHKTLELADDKFYVITCGKSGYARDDNAHVVLKFLENDHRVRETVYGHEYKIRAEFSKPNDTYGLRVGNCFAFDKKNRTQKLTDDSGCPYDSKIISRFVPTADGRAAEAVLSSMFKFPEGSEVHLQCDVIQCYGRCVEIDDCNDVALAGFGKGTNGPRKFGPNEEGSSLAGTTVFVLDPAEARLISGNCDDGIRPSWLLWLTITLGVLFLIMLLMNIFLCTAMSCSCANTEIIEKEPSIIEEYDPYRSWHGSQYGSRYSLHGRDAHKGYTSGGSTIHSNRSMPIDNDNDYAIVHSRPGSRHSTLHGQRAHRGPPSNI from the exons GTCACAACACAGGAACCACCGGCTGCCCCATCCGAATTCGCCCCCCATGTAACGGCCACTTGCAAGGCGGGCACAATGAACATCAAGGTGAAGATGAGCTCCGGCTACACGGGCGCCGTCCACGTCCGGGATTACCGCACTCCGGGCTGCATGGCCATGGGCGATGGCAGTGACCAGGTGGCTTTTAGCCTCAATCTGTGGGCCAAACAGGGCGCCAGCGACTATTGCGGCATCCTGGTCAGCAAC CGAACGGAGGAGCGCTCCATCCAACTGGCCGTGCGTGTGCACAAGACCCTGGAATTGGCGGACGATAAGTTTTATGTGATTACCTGTGGCAAATCGGGCTATGCGCG CGATGACAATGCCCATGTGGTGCTCAAGTTCCTGGAGAACGACCACAGAGTGCGTGAGACGGTCTACGGTCACGAGTACAAGATCCGCGCCGAGTTCTCCAAGCCAAACG ATACCTATGGCCTGCGTGTGGGCAACTGCTTCGCCTTTGACAAGAAGAACAGGACCCAAAAGCTCACCGACGACAGCGG CTGCCCCTATGACTCGAAGATCATCAGTCGCTTTGTGCCCACAGCAGATGGACGAGCTGCCGAGGCGGTGCTCTCCTCGATGTTCAAGTTCCCCGAGG GATCTGAGGTGCATCTGCAGTGCGATGTGATCCAGTGCTATGGTCGCTGTGTGGAGATCGATGACTGCAACGATGTGGCTCTGGCTGGATTTGGCAAGGGCACCAATGGACCCCGGAAATTCGGTCCAAATGAGGAGGGCTCCAGTTTGGCTGGCACCACCGTCTTTGTGCTCGATCCCGCCGAGGCTAGAT TGATCTCGGGCAATTGCGACGATGGCATACGGCCCAGTTGGCTGCTGTGGCTAACCATCACCCTGGGCGTACTCTTCCTGATCATGTTGCTGATGAACATCTTCCTCTGCACGGCAATGAGCTGCAGTTGTGCCAATACAGAG ATCATCGAGAAGGAGCCATCGATTATCGAGGAGTACGATCCGTATCGCAGTTGGCACGGCAGTCAGTACGGATCCCGCTACTCGCTCCATGGCAGGGATGCCCACAAGGGCTACACCAGCGGTGGCTCCACGATACACTCAAATAG GTCGATGCCAATCGATAATGATAACGATTATGCAATTGTGCATTCGCGTCCAGGCTCTAGACATTCCACGTTACACGGACAGCGCGCCCATCGGGGACCGCCCAGTAATATATGA
- the LOC6536491 gene encoding uncharacterized protein LOC6536491 isoform X2, translating to MMMTTGKRPDSQGLWLLPALLFLVGQVTTQEPPAAPSEFAPHVTATCKAGTMNIKVKMSSGYTGAVHVRDYRTPGCMAMGDGSDQVAFSLNLWAKQGASDYCGILVSNRTEERSIQLAVRVHKTLELADDKFYVITCGKSGYARDDNAHVVLKFLENDHRVRETVYGHEYKIRAEFSKPNDTYGLRVGNCFAFDKKNRTQKLTDDSGCPYDSKIISRFVPTADGRAAEAVLSSMFKFPEGSEVHLQCDVIQCYGRCVEIDDCNDVALAGFGKGTNGPRKFGPNEEGSSLAGTTVFVLDPAEARLISGNCDDGIRPSWLLWLTITLGVLFLIMLLMNIFLCTAMSCSCANTEIIEKEPSIIEEYDPYRSWHGSQYGSRYSLHGRDAHKGYTSGGSTIHSNRSDRY from the exons GTCACAACACAGGAACCACCGGCTGCCCCATCCGAATTCGCCCCCCATGTAACGGCCACTTGCAAGGCGGGCACAATGAACATCAAGGTGAAGATGAGCTCCGGCTACACGGGCGCCGTCCACGTCCGGGATTACCGCACTCCGGGCTGCATGGCCATGGGCGATGGCAGTGACCAGGTGGCTTTTAGCCTCAATCTGTGGGCCAAACAGGGCGCCAGCGACTATTGCGGCATCCTGGTCAGCAAC CGAACGGAGGAGCGCTCCATCCAACTGGCCGTGCGTGTGCACAAGACCCTGGAATTGGCGGACGATAAGTTTTATGTGATTACCTGTGGCAAATCGGGCTATGCGCG CGATGACAATGCCCATGTGGTGCTCAAGTTCCTGGAGAACGACCACAGAGTGCGTGAGACGGTCTACGGTCACGAGTACAAGATCCGCGCCGAGTTCTCCAAGCCAAACG ATACCTATGGCCTGCGTGTGGGCAACTGCTTCGCCTTTGACAAGAAGAACAGGACCCAAAAGCTCACCGACGACAGCGG CTGCCCCTATGACTCGAAGATCATCAGTCGCTTTGTGCCCACAGCAGATGGACGAGCTGCCGAGGCGGTGCTCTCCTCGATGTTCAAGTTCCCCGAGG GATCTGAGGTGCATCTGCAGTGCGATGTGATCCAGTGCTATGGTCGCTGTGTGGAGATCGATGACTGCAACGATGTGGCTCTGGCTGGATTTGGCAAGGGCACCAATGGACCCCGGAAATTCGGTCCAAATGAGGAGGGCTCCAGTTTGGCTGGCACCACCGTCTTTGTGCTCGATCCCGCCGAGGCTAGAT TGATCTCGGGCAATTGCGACGATGGCATACGGCCCAGTTGGCTGCTGTGGCTAACCATCACCCTGGGCGTACTCTTCCTGATCATGTTGCTGATGAACATCTTCCTCTGCACGGCAATGAGCTGCAGTTGTGCCAATACAGAG ATCATCGAGAAGGAGCCATCGATTATCGAGGAGTACGATCCGTATCGCAGTTGGCACGGCAGTCAGTACGGATCCCGCTACTCGCTCCATGGCAGGGATGCCCACAAGGGCTACACCAGCGGTGGCTCCACGATACACTCAAATAGGTCTGATAGATATTAA
- the LOC6536491 gene encoding uncharacterized protein LOC6536491 isoform X1, with protein sequence MMMTTGKRPDSQGLWLLPALLFLVGQVTTQEPPAAPSEFAPHVTATCKAGTMNIKVKMSSGYTGAVHVRDYRTPGCMAMGDGSDQVAFSLNLWAKQGASDYCGILVSNVSGSNRTEERSIQLAVRVHKTLELADDKFYVITCGKSGYARDDNAHVVLKFLENDHRVRETVYGHEYKIRAEFSKPNDTYGLRVGNCFAFDKKNRTQKLTDDSGCPYDSKIISRFVPTADGRAAEAVLSSMFKFPEGSEVHLQCDVIQCYGRCVEIDDCNDVALAGFGKGTNGPRKFGPNEEGSSLAGTTVFVLDPAEARLISGNCDDGIRPSWLLWLTITLGVLFLIMLLMNIFLCTAMSCSCANTEIIEKEPSIIEEYDPYRSWHGSQYGSRYSLHGRDAHKGYTSGGSTIHSNRSDRY encoded by the exons GTCACAACACAGGAACCACCGGCTGCCCCATCCGAATTCGCCCCCCATGTAACGGCCACTTGCAAGGCGGGCACAATGAACATCAAGGTGAAGATGAGCTCCGGCTACACGGGCGCCGTCCACGTCCGGGATTACCGCACTCCGGGCTGCATGGCCATGGGCGATGGCAGTGACCAGGTGGCTTTTAGCCTCAATCTGTGGGCCAAACAGGGCGCCAGCGACTATTGCGGCATCCTGGTCAGCAACGTGAGTGGGAGCAAT CGAACGGAGGAGCGCTCCATCCAACTGGCCGTGCGTGTGCACAAGACCCTGGAATTGGCGGACGATAAGTTTTATGTGATTACCTGTGGCAAATCGGGCTATGCGCG CGATGACAATGCCCATGTGGTGCTCAAGTTCCTGGAGAACGACCACAGAGTGCGTGAGACGGTCTACGGTCACGAGTACAAGATCCGCGCCGAGTTCTCCAAGCCAAACG ATACCTATGGCCTGCGTGTGGGCAACTGCTTCGCCTTTGACAAGAAGAACAGGACCCAAAAGCTCACCGACGACAGCGG CTGCCCCTATGACTCGAAGATCATCAGTCGCTTTGTGCCCACAGCAGATGGACGAGCTGCCGAGGCGGTGCTCTCCTCGATGTTCAAGTTCCCCGAGG GATCTGAGGTGCATCTGCAGTGCGATGTGATCCAGTGCTATGGTCGCTGTGTGGAGATCGATGACTGCAACGATGTGGCTCTGGCTGGATTTGGCAAGGGCACCAATGGACCCCGGAAATTCGGTCCAAATGAGGAGGGCTCCAGTTTGGCTGGCACCACCGTCTTTGTGCTCGATCCCGCCGAGGCTAGAT TGATCTCGGGCAATTGCGACGATGGCATACGGCCCAGTTGGCTGCTGTGGCTAACCATCACCCTGGGCGTACTCTTCCTGATCATGTTGCTGATGAACATCTTCCTCTGCACGGCAATGAGCTGCAGTTGTGCCAATACAGAG ATCATCGAGAAGGAGCCATCGATTATCGAGGAGTACGATCCGTATCGCAGTTGGCACGGCAGTCAGTACGGATCCCGCTACTCGCTCCATGGCAGGGATGCCCACAAGGGCTACACCAGCGGTGGCTCCACGATACACTCAAATAGGTCTGATAGATATTAA